Proteins encoded together in one Vibrio metoecus window:
- a CDS encoding methyl-accepting chemotaxis protein translates to MFRSIKFVAIVQIVLAVCAVLLGLTVFEYKKALNNFTDDLNLTVNNTLSRLQVNLPKPLWDFDLESVKSVISAELKTPEISSIKVSDTAGKPILYLMLGSTKDENGQPTIMDVENDSSISQLPLVSGPLEFVEYGKKNPIGSIDIHYSDEHMYQQLKEYISFNLLKVLILAILIPCMLFVILNFAVLKPLNELGDKTQALSSGDGDLTHQLPPAKYKEFQSVTQGINQFTATLRTIVSEMNEASGELEQQAQQSREKAEDNVAQINKQKHQLETIAAAATELNHSVVTVAQTVNDTAQQALTATHLTDTVVKEIGSATADISNMCSEMARVNQEMNKLLVEGEKITTVLNVINDISEQTNLLALNAAIEAARAGEQGRGFAVVADEVRNLAVKTSQSTEQIKANITNLNRATNTVEEELTRMTGLLEKTAEKVSHSQSSIRDVKSSVEMISDRSDQIHLSAEEQRTAIEEISHAIVEASEAANSVYERAAQNAEGTKRVSAISALIADHMAKFRT, encoded by the coding sequence ATGTTTAGAAGTATAAAATTCGTAGCAATTGTACAAATTGTTTTGGCGGTTTGTGCCGTTTTGCTGGGGTTAACTGTCTTTGAATACAAAAAGGCGCTAAATAATTTTACCGACGATTTGAATTTGACTGTGAATAACACATTGTCGCGTTTACAGGTTAATTTACCTAAACCCTTATGGGACTTTGATTTAGAGTCGGTGAAATCTGTTATTAGCGCAGAGTTAAAAACCCCAGAGATTTCTTCAATTAAAGTCAGTGATACTGCGGGTAAGCCGATTCTTTACTTGATGTTAGGTTCAACAAAGGATGAAAACGGTCAGCCAACTATCATGGATGTCGAAAATGATAGTTCCATCTCACAGCTTCCTTTGGTGAGTGGGCCACTCGAGTTTGTCGAATACGGTAAGAAAAACCCGATTGGCTCAATTGATATCCATTACTCAGATGAACACATGTACCAGCAACTCAAGGAATACATTTCGTTTAACCTACTTAAAGTGCTGATCTTGGCGATTTTGATCCCCTGCATGTTATTTGTCATTTTGAATTTCGCGGTGTTGAAACCCCTCAATGAGTTAGGAGATAAAACGCAAGCGTTATCCAGTGGTGATGGTGATCTAACTCATCAATTGCCTCCTGCCAAATACAAAGAATTTCAATCTGTTACGCAGGGTATAAATCAGTTCACTGCAACACTGCGCACCATTGTGTCCGAAATGAATGAAGCATCAGGCGAGTTGGAGCAACAAGCTCAACAAAGCCGCGAAAAAGCAGAAGACAACGTTGCTCAAATTAACAAGCAAAAACATCAGCTTGAAACAATTGCTGCTGCTGCGACAGAGTTGAATCATTCGGTAGTGACGGTTGCTCAGACGGTGAACGATACGGCGCAGCAAGCTCTCACGGCCACTCATTTAACCGATACAGTGGTGAAAGAGATTGGTTCTGCGACTGCCGATATTTCTAACATGTGTAGTGAAATGGCTCGCGTCAACCAAGAGATGAACAAGCTGCTGGTGGAAGGTGAAAAAATTACCACTGTTCTGAACGTGATTAATGATATTTCGGAGCAGACCAATTTATTGGCCTTAAATGCTGCGATTGAAGCGGCCCGAGCAGGAGAACAAGGGCGCGGTTTTGCGGTAGTAGCCGATGAAGTACGAAACCTAGCGGTAAAAACCAGTCAGTCTACAGAACAAATTAAAGCCAATATTACCAACCTAAATCGTGCAACGAATACGGTCGAAGAAGAGTTGACTCGTATGACGGGGTTGCTTGAAAAAACGGCCGAAAAAGTAAGCCATTCACAATCTTCTATTCGGGATGTTAAGTCGTCTGTCGAAATGATTTCTGATCGAAGTGATCAGATCCATTTGTCGGCAGAGGAGCAAAGAACAGCGATCGAAGAGATCAGCCACGCCATAGTGGAAGCTTCGGAAGCTGCAAATAGTGTGTATGAACGGGCTGCCCAAAACGCAGAAGGAACCAAACGGGTGAGTGCGATCAGTGCGTTAATAGCCGATCATATGGCGAAGTTCAGAACCTAA
- a CDS encoding transporter substrate-binding domain-containing protein gives MMKSIVTLISLVLCSFCTWAQTITAAQDPWPPFVMDNPQQKGLSVDIVTAAFATQGYTVEFTIMPWSRALNDVKEGKIDILPATWFTQERTSYLNYSDNYLTNQVKFIKKAGDSFEFAGLASLNGKKVGIVRGYGYGDEFMNDPSFFRPESTDLKQNLQKLQAGRIDLAVEDELVAKSIITESGMNLADFAFTNQAISENPLHVTSGKVNPRSEELVAAFNKGLAEIKANGTFDKLLATYGIK, from the coding sequence ATGATGAAATCCATTGTTACTCTAATCAGTTTAGTGTTGTGTAGTTTTTGCACCTGGGCGCAAACGATCACGGCTGCTCAAGATCCATGGCCACCTTTTGTTATGGATAATCCGCAGCAAAAAGGCCTTTCTGTGGATATTGTAACTGCGGCATTTGCGACGCAAGGTTACACGGTGGAGTTCACTATCATGCCTTGGTCACGGGCATTGAATGATGTGAAAGAGGGAAAAATTGATATTTTGCCGGCGACGTGGTTTACCCAAGAAAGAACCTCATACCTCAATTACTCTGATAACTATCTGACCAACCAAGTGAAGTTTATTAAGAAAGCGGGTGATAGTTTTGAATTTGCAGGTCTTGCCAGTTTGAACGGTAAGAAAGTCGGGATTGTTCGTGGTTACGGGTATGGTGACGAGTTTATGAATGACCCTTCTTTTTTCCGTCCTGAATCGACAGACTTAAAACAAAACCTGCAGAAACTGCAAGCGGGCCGTATTGATTTGGCTGTGGAAGATGAGCTAGTCGCAAAATCGATCATCACGGAATCGGGAATGAACCTAGCTGATTTCGCTTTTACCAACCAAGCTATTTCTGAAAACCCGCTGCATGTTACTTCCGGTAAAGTAAATCCACGTTCGGAAGAGTTAGTGGCGGCCTTCAACAAAGGGCTAGCGGAAATCAAAGCCAACGGTACGTTTGATAAATTACTGGCGACTTACGGTATAAAATAA
- a CDS encoding Lon protease family protein yields the protein MAIQHLSFEQLYQVAKLEKLECKSTKELAPIDEIVGQERAQKAVEFAMSIKEKGYNIYAIGRNGLGKRTMILRYLSRHQHDGNELYDWCYVANFEDVRVPKVLKLPCGIGQKFRQDIEKLMTKLVTAIPLAFDNEIYFSRAEKLKNQLAQKQENELESITRTAKERGVSLTITTQGEYQFVALNGEEMHTEETFDALSKREQDQFSNTIDELEVILRNMVRHLTEWEESYSEKIKKLNDEVTLDVIAHFIKQLKLDYSKYPEIKAYLTELQKDIVENVEIFLDEGGDQGELASASLDKKLPRRYKVNVLVSRNADEFPIVVEESPNYHSLFGYIETATYKGTVFTDFSLIRPGSLHKANGGVLLMDAVKVLEQPYVWDGLKRALRSRHLSFTSLEKEVTLTGTVSLDPEPIPLDVKIILFGDYRTYELLAHYDPEFSELFRVTADFADEMLRDADSELHYARFISSIVHDANMLHCDRKAIARIIEHSSRTTGDQTKLSLHSAHIANLLRESNYVAKQANANLIRQSHVEEALRNQELRVNRLQQSMMETFVNGTTLIQTEGMAIGQVNALSVLATSDHAFGMPNRITATTSYGDGEIIDIERSVDLGGSIHSKGVMILSAYLSSVFGRTARVPLTTTITFEQSYGGVDGDSASMAEFCAIVSAFSKQPNRQDIAITGSMNQFGESQPIGGLNEKIEGFFDVCTIKGRKDTQGVIIPRSNTHNLMLRADIVKAVEKGEFHIWAIDHVTEAIEIFTGKPAGIATDDGSYPVDTVFGLAQAKLNALRK from the coding sequence ATGGCGATTCAGCATCTGAGTTTTGAGCAGCTCTACCAAGTCGCGAAACTGGAAAAGCTAGAGTGTAAGTCAACCAAAGAGCTAGCACCGATCGATGAGATCGTTGGGCAAGAACGAGCGCAAAAAGCGGTCGAGTTTGCGATGTCGATCAAAGAGAAGGGATACAACATTTACGCTATCGGCCGTAATGGGCTGGGCAAGCGGACCATGATCCTGCGTTATCTCAGCCGCCATCAACATGACGGTAATGAGTTATACGATTGGTGCTATGTAGCGAATTTTGAGGATGTTCGTGTCCCCAAAGTGCTGAAACTACCCTGTGGCATTGGGCAAAAATTCCGCCAAGATATCGAAAAGTTGATGACCAAACTGGTTACGGCCATTCCATTGGCATTCGACAATGAAATCTACTTCAGTCGTGCAGAAAAACTAAAAAATCAACTCGCACAAAAGCAAGAAAATGAACTGGAAAGCATTACTCGCACTGCCAAAGAACGTGGTGTGAGTTTAACGATCACCACGCAAGGGGAATACCAGTTTGTCGCGCTCAACGGTGAAGAAATGCACACTGAAGAGACGTTTGATGCACTGTCTAAGCGCGAGCAGGATCAGTTCAGCAACACGATTGATGAGTTAGAAGTGATCTTGCGCAATATGGTGCGTCATTTGACCGAATGGGAAGAGTCGTATAGCGAGAAAATTAAAAAACTTAATGATGAAGTGACCTTGGATGTGATTGCACATTTCATCAAGCAACTAAAGCTGGATTATTCCAAGTATCCAGAAATTAAGGCTTATTTAACTGAACTGCAAAAAGATATTGTCGAAAATGTTGAGATTTTCCTCGATGAAGGCGGCGATCAAGGTGAACTCGCCAGTGCCTCGTTAGATAAAAAATTGCCGCGTCGCTATAAAGTGAATGTGTTGGTGAGCCGCAACGCGGATGAATTCCCTATCGTGGTTGAAGAGAGCCCAAACTACCATTCACTGTTTGGCTATATTGAAACGGCGACATACAAAGGCACGGTGTTTACCGATTTTTCTTTAATTCGCCCAGGCAGCTTACATAAAGCTAATGGCGGCGTGTTGTTGATGGATGCAGTGAAAGTGCTTGAACAACCTTACGTGTGGGATGGTTTGAAGCGCGCATTGCGTTCACGTCACCTCAGTTTCACGTCATTGGAAAAAGAAGTCACCCTCACTGGCACGGTTTCGCTCGATCCCGAACCCATCCCGTTGGATGTGAAAATTATCCTGTTTGGTGATTACCGCACTTATGAACTGCTTGCACACTATGATCCAGAATTCAGTGAGCTGTTCAGAGTGACGGCCGATTTTGCTGATGAAATGCTGCGTGATGCCGATTCAGAACTGCATTATGCGCGTTTTATTTCCAGCATCGTGCATGATGCCAATATGCTGCATTGCGACCGCAAAGCGATTGCACGCATCATCGAACATAGCTCGCGCACTACAGGTGATCAAACTAAGCTTTCTCTGCATTCTGCGCACATTGCTAATTTGCTACGTGAATCCAACTATGTGGCGAAACAAGCCAATGCAAACTTGATCCGTCAAAGTCATGTCGAAGAGGCATTGCGTAATCAAGAGTTGCGTGTCAACCGCCTACAACAGAGCATGATGGAAACCTTTGTTAACGGCACCACCTTGATCCAAACCGAGGGAATGGCGATAGGGCAGGTCAATGCGCTGTCTGTGCTAGCAACCAGCGATCACGCATTTGGCATGCCAAATAGGATCACCGCAACCACTTCTTATGGCGATGGTGAAATCATCGATATTGAGCGCAGTGTCGATTTAGGCGGCAGTATTCACTCCAAAGGGGTGATGATCCTGTCTGCTTACCTTAGTTCCGTTTTTGGTCGCACCGCGCGAGTGCCGCTGACCACCACGATTACTTTTGAGCAATCTTACGGTGGTGTCGATGGCGACAGCGCGAGCATGGCTGAATTCTGCGCGATTGTGTCAGCGTTTTCGAAACAGCCGAATCGACAAGATATTGCGATTACAGGGTCAATGAACCAGTTTGGCGAATCTCAACCTATTGGTGGCTTAAATGAGAAGATTGAAGGCTTTTTCGATGTGTGTACCATCAAAGGACGCAAAGATACGCAAGGGGTGATCATTCCACGTTCGAATACCCACAACTTGATGCTGCGAGCTGATATTGTGAAAGCAGTAGAAAAAGGGGAATTCCATATTTGGGCGATCGATCATGTTACCGAAGCCATTGAAATTTTCACGGGTAAGCCTGCGGGTATTGCGACCGATGATGGCAGCTATCCAGTCGATACAGTTTTTGGTTTAGCACAGGCCAAGCTAAACGCTTTACGCAAGTAA
- a CDS encoding methyl-accepting chemotaxis protein — protein sequence MPFSLKNLSIRTQVLLPVLFTMVVLVIALWLTQTNLVREQHTISDNTHALVRYKDTIAQVDDTIYPLRISAVYAIYDAERRNNFVAELRDGLKEVNSALSSMEQDAQFSRDVRVAKQCIENYVAESQKMVALFSRLDQGMATTEEANAFIQNFRETGNRMINAINTLSQRVNHYATTSMEQSAQSNAVVMRNAMITVLSVLALSVVAAWLLSGQIVAPINSLQSVMRKLAHGDLSVKADDDGENEIAKLSKDVNITVQQLHTTVEQLTRISEEVASASTELAAVMTQAESNAQMELMEIEQVASAVNELASTADNVSDNASSADATAREADALAKSGLTIFTESNQASEHMALALNDAAQVVLRLKEQSEQISNVIEVIRGVSDQTNLLALNAAIEAARAGESGRGFAVVADEVRMLAARTQESTKEIQAIIEELQAQSNTANDSMQLSLDMLAQNKALTAKANDALVGITESVSDINDSNAQVATAAEQQSHVTQDINRNVSNMSTLVHQNVTGISQSASASNELSHLAEKQKAQLAFFKL from the coding sequence ATGCCATTTTCATTGAAAAACTTGTCCATTCGAACACAAGTTTTATTACCCGTTTTATTTACTATGGTGGTTTTAGTTATTGCTCTTTGGCTAACTCAAACTAACTTAGTCCGCGAACAACACACCATTTCTGATAACACACATGCGTTAGTGCGTTATAAAGATACGATTGCCCAAGTCGACGATACCATTTACCCACTGCGAATTAGCGCGGTATACGCGATCTATGATGCTGAACGCCGTAATAACTTCGTTGCTGAACTGCGTGATGGTCTAAAAGAGGTGAATTCGGCACTAAGCTCGATGGAGCAAGATGCGCAATTTAGTCGCGATGTTCGTGTTGCCAAACAGTGCATTGAAAACTATGTAGCGGAATCACAAAAAATGGTGGCGTTGTTTAGTCGACTAGATCAAGGAATGGCCACAACAGAAGAGGCGAATGCTTTCATTCAAAATTTCCGTGAAACGGGCAACCGTATGATTAATGCAATCAATACGTTGTCTCAAAGAGTGAACCACTATGCGACCACATCGATGGAACAGAGTGCACAGAGCAATGCGGTAGTGATGCGTAATGCGATGATCACTGTGCTTTCCGTATTAGCTTTGTCTGTGGTGGCTGCATGGTTATTATCTGGACAAATTGTTGCGCCAATCAATAGTTTGCAATCGGTGATGCGTAAGCTGGCGCATGGCGATCTGTCTGTGAAAGCGGATGATGATGGCGAGAACGAAATTGCTAAACTCAGCAAAGATGTGAATATCACGGTTCAACAACTTCATACTACGGTAGAGCAACTCACGCGTATCAGTGAAGAGGTCGCCTCTGCCTCTACTGAACTTGCCGCAGTAATGACTCAAGCAGAATCTAACGCTCAAATGGAGCTGATGGAGATTGAACAAGTTGCTTCTGCTGTGAACGAGTTGGCGAGCACCGCAGATAATGTAAGTGATAACGCCTCTTCTGCTGATGCAACAGCGCGTGAAGCAGATGCCCTAGCGAAATCAGGTTTAACGATTTTTACTGAGAGTAACCAAGCCAGCGAACATATGGCTTTAGCTCTGAATGATGCCGCTCAAGTTGTCCTGCGCTTAAAAGAGCAATCTGAGCAAATCAGCAATGTGATTGAAGTGATCCGTGGGGTTTCTGATCAAACCAACCTGCTTGCACTGAATGCGGCGATTGAAGCGGCTAGAGCGGGGGAATCTGGACGTGGTTTTGCTGTGGTAGCGGATGAAGTCCGTATGCTGGCAGCTCGCACTCAGGAGTCAACCAAAGAGATTCAAGCCATTATTGAAGAGCTGCAAGCACAATCGAATACGGCAAATGACAGCATGCAATTGAGCTTGGATATGTTAGCACAAAATAAAGCGCTGACCGCGAAAGCGAATGATGCACTGGTTGGTATTACTGAATCGGTTTCTGATATTAACGATAGCAATGCCCAAGTCGCGACAGCGGCTGAGCAACAGTCTCACGTAACACAAGATATCAACCGTAACGTTTCGAACATGTCGACACTGGTACATCAAAACGTAACCGGTATCAGCCAAAGCGCGAGTGCAAGTAATGAACTCTCGCATCTTGCTGAGAAACAAAAAGCTCAATTGGCATTCTTCAAGCTATAA
- a CDS encoding MDR family MFS transporter codes for MEKNESLFQWERVRRFNFPVWTVLVGTLFARTSFFMAWPFLVVFLYQDYHATATQVGAMLATSALVGSLTGLYSGYLSDKFGRKWVMVSGALIATVAYTGIGLSDQIWQFFIMIVLTGLMRPMIEAPGKAVIGDNLPNEKDRELALNVRYFLLNLGGAIGPLIGITLALAHPQVLFMVTGVAYFLFGLFLLATLERKGRFQKPDRSLLPNFSATLRVISKDSVFVKMMLANFLMMFVYGQVESSLPQVIVRSGIADAAQLVAGLVLVNTMTIILFQFPTLKLLENVPLFTRTQLGMALMGVAQIGFMFTPEAWPLGWYLACFVLSMGEVITFPTLNVQIDRLAPSHLRGSYFGAAALYSLGFAIAPLAGGMMIEYLNAQWLYGFCFVLCLGMIGLYWLAQREQEHSAKEVLPRAIGC; via the coding sequence ATGGAAAAGAATGAAAGTCTGTTTCAGTGGGAAAGAGTAAGGCGTTTTAACTTTCCGGTGTGGACGGTGTTAGTCGGCACCCTTTTTGCGCGCACTAGCTTTTTTATGGCTTGGCCTTTTTTAGTGGTGTTTCTCTATCAAGATTATCACGCGACCGCGACACAAGTGGGCGCTATGTTAGCCACATCGGCATTAGTCGGTTCTTTGACTGGACTCTATTCAGGCTATTTATCGGATAAGTTTGGTCGTAAATGGGTTATGGTCAGCGGGGCTTTAATCGCGACGGTTGCCTATACCGGAATTGGCTTATCAGATCAGATTTGGCAATTTTTCATCATGATTGTATTAACAGGCCTAATGCGGCCAATGATTGAAGCACCAGGAAAAGCGGTAATTGGTGATAATCTGCCGAATGAAAAAGATCGGGAATTAGCACTTAATGTTCGCTATTTCTTGCTCAATCTCGGTGGGGCAATTGGTCCATTAATCGGTATAACCCTTGCTTTGGCACACCCTCAAGTGCTGTTTATGGTCACAGGTGTGGCTTATTTTCTGTTTGGTTTGTTTTTACTGGCTACCTTGGAACGCAAAGGTCGCTTTCAGAAACCGGATCGCTCACTGCTGCCTAATTTTTCTGCCACTTTAAGAGTGATCAGCAAAGACAGTGTGTTCGTTAAAATGATGTTGGCAAACTTCCTGATGATGTTTGTGTATGGGCAGGTGGAATCGTCATTACCGCAAGTTATTGTTCGTTCAGGTATTGCTGATGCAGCGCAATTGGTTGCTGGGTTAGTTTTGGTCAACACGATGACCATCATCTTATTCCAATTCCCCACCTTGAAACTGTTGGAAAATGTACCTCTATTTACACGGACCCAGTTGGGAATGGCACTGATGGGGGTTGCTCAAATTGGGTTTATGTTTACACCTGAAGCGTGGCCTTTAGGTTGGTATTTGGCTTGTTTTGTTCTGAGCATGGGGGAGGTGATTACATTTCCAACGCTGAATGTACAGATAGATCGTTTAGCGCCGTCTCATTTAAGAGGCTCTTATTTTGGGGCTGCCGCACTGTATTCATTAGGCTTTGCGATTGCTCCTCTGGCCGGAGGCATGATGATTGAGTACTTGAATGCTCAATGGTTATATGGATTTTGTTTTGTGTTGTGCTTAGGAATGATAGGACTGTATTGGTTGGCACAACGGGAGCAAGAGCATAGTGCGAAAGAGGTTTTGCCGAGAGCAATAGGGTGCTAG
- a CDS encoding DUF2850 domain-containing protein, which translates to MSKELVFKSVFWSSLSILGVAFAMLLYVSYQDYVNPKHVFGSWIEIGAPSYQTEVLRFNEQGVFRNDRLISTTFEFDGVAITIRTGNGTFVYELAGTFNSPQLKRIQPTNPTQRFIREGFEYTVNDQGNNATQIRRSALSEHFNEK; encoded by the coding sequence ATGTCAAAAGAACTGGTATTTAAATCCGTATTCTGGTCATCACTCTCCATTTTAGGCGTTGCATTTGCCATGCTGCTGTATGTGAGCTACCAAGATTACGTTAATCCTAAACACGTTTTTGGATCTTGGATTGAGATTGGAGCACCGAGTTATCAAACCGAAGTGCTGCGTTTTAATGAACAAGGCGTGTTTCGTAATGATCGATTGATCAGCACGACTTTCGAATTTGATGGTGTCGCCATCACCATTCGAACCGGAAATGGAACGTTTGTTTATGAGCTAGCAGGAACATTCAACTCCCCGCAGCTCAAGCGCATCCAACCCACTAATCCCACTCAACGGTTTATTCGTGAAGGGTTTGAATACACTGTGAACGATCAGGGCAATAACGCAACGCAGATCAGACGGTCTGCGTTGTCCGAACATTTCAACGAAAAATAA
- a CDS encoding pyrimidine/purine nucleoside phosphorylase, whose product MIKENVYFDGKVKSLGFSQQDGESTVGVMAAGEYTFGTGAPERMTVVKGALTIKRAGEENWTTFTAGEAFDVEGNSSFDLQVEVATAYLCEFLPA is encoded by the coding sequence ATGATTAAGGAAAATGTGTATTTTGATGGCAAAGTAAAGTCACTGGGATTTAGCCAACAAGACGGTGAAAGCACTGTGGGTGTTATGGCGGCGGGTGAATACACTTTTGGTACTGGTGCACCTGAGCGTATGACCGTTGTGAAAGGGGCGTTGACCATTAAACGTGCCGGTGAAGAAAACTGGACAACCTTCACTGCAGGTGAGGCATTTGATGTTGAGGGTAACTCCTCTTTTGATCTCCAGGTGGAAGTTGCAACAGCCTACTTGTGTGAGTTTTTACCTGCTTAA
- a CDS encoding pirin family protein, with protein sequence MLKDREIRQTVPAQPTSDGDGVKIQRIAGFQHPNFSPFLMLDELKADSRADYVGGFPPHPHRGIETLTYMLQGHFQHRDHMGNIGELRSGGAQWMAAGRGVIHSEMPIMQEGQLHGFQIWINQPARDKMSPAKYHDFQPESIVEYSQPQQGLLRVIAGSITVDGEAITGPLTDTGVATSVADWRAEAGQQIRFDTPEHFNAMLYVYRGNITIGQQSLSAGNMAMLSAGERLTIEAQKPSGCLILMGEPINEPVVHYGPFVMNSMAEIEQAIRDYNAGHFENY encoded by the coding sequence ATGCTTAAAGACCGCGAAATTCGCCAGACAGTTCCCGCACAGCCAACATCCGATGGGGATGGTGTGAAAATTCAACGTATCGCTGGGTTTCAACACCCAAACTTTTCACCTTTTTTGATGCTAGATGAGTTAAAAGCGGACAGCCGTGCTGATTACGTGGGCGGATTTCCACCACACCCACATCGTGGCATTGAAACGCTGACGTACATGTTGCAAGGACACTTCCAACATCGCGATCACATGGGCAACATTGGTGAGCTGAGATCCGGTGGTGCGCAATGGATGGCAGCGGGGCGTGGTGTTATCCATAGTGAAATGCCCATTATGCAAGAAGGGCAGTTACACGGTTTTCAAATTTGGATTAATCAGCCCGCTCGTGACAAGATGTCACCAGCTAAATACCATGATTTTCAACCAGAGAGCATTGTTGAATATTCTCAACCACAACAAGGCTTACTGCGTGTCATCGCCGGATCCATCACTGTGGATGGCGAAGCGATCACCGGACCGTTAACGGATACGGGAGTGGCAACCAGTGTTGCAGATTGGAGAGCAGAAGCAGGACAGCAGATTCGCTTCGACACTCCCGAGCACTTTAACGCGATGTTGTATGTCTACCGTGGCAATATCACCATTGGTCAGCAATCTCTCAGTGCTGGAAACATGGCAATGCTTTCTGCTGGAGAACGTTTGACGATCGAGGCTCAAAAACCTAGCGGGTGTTTAATATTGATGGGAGAACCGATCAATGAACCTGTCGTGCATTACGGGCCATTTGTAATGAACAGTATGGCGGAAATTGAGCAAGCGATTCGCGATTACAACGCAGGCCATTTTGAAAACTACTAG
- a CDS encoding GGDEF domain-containing protein: protein MDSFVGNQLKEMTEMRFARKQHIVLISSGVATAIFLVFAFYYYLNHQSLSCILLLLSGVASLLNMVSLNRHRQLHTQADLILSLILLTYAVALVSNNQGELWHLLWLYPLITTLVMINPFRMGVVYSAAICLAMTVSVLFLHYKTGVNHIVHSYFLISLYALTIICNTASFFFSKAINYIHALYQEGIEELAYLDPLTGLANRWSFENWATEKLKEQNETNGITALVFLDIDNFKRINDSYGHDVGDEVLKHFAHRLRNNVRNKDRATNQHDYSIARFAGDEFVLLLYGVRSLRDLDGILERICSLFVDRYPETEMLNQLTVSIGVAIYPKDAITLSELTRCADKAMYAAKHGGKNQYRYYHDAAYPPPIETALNLNPNDALNVTPLKKAH, encoded by the coding sequence ATGGATAGCTTCGTTGGCAACCAATTAAAAGAGATGACGGAGATGCGCTTTGCTCGTAAGCAGCATATTGTTCTGATCAGCTCTGGCGTTGCTACCGCTATTTTTCTGGTTTTTGCTTTTTATTACTACCTCAATCACCAGTCGTTATCTTGCATCCTACTCTTATTGAGCGGTGTTGCTTCTCTTTTAAATATGGTTTCGCTTAATCGCCACCGTCAACTCCATACACAAGCCGATTTAATTCTCTCCTTAATATTGCTCACCTATGCGGTCGCTCTTGTCAGTAATAATCAAGGGGAGTTATGGCATCTTTTGTGGTTGTACCCTCTTATCACCACGTTAGTCATGATCAACCCATTTCGAATGGGGGTGGTTTATAGCGCTGCGATTTGTTTAGCTATGACGGTTTCCGTCCTATTTCTCCATTATAAAACCGGCGTAAATCACATTGTTCACAGCTATTTTTTAATCAGTTTGTACGCTCTGACGATTATCTGTAATACCGCCTCTTTCTTTTTTTCTAAAGCGATCAATTATATTCATGCCTTATATCAAGAAGGGATTGAAGAGCTGGCCTATCTCGACCCATTAACAGGGTTAGCGAATCGTTGGAGCTTTGAAAACTGGGCAACAGAGAAACTCAAAGAGCAAAATGAAACCAATGGTATTACCGCTTTGGTGTTCCTTGATATCGACAATTTCAAACGCATTAATGACAGTTATGGTCATGATGTTGGCGATGAAGTTTTAAAACATTTTGCCCACCGCTTGCGCAATAACGTGCGCAATAAAGATCGCGCCACCAATCAGCACGACTATTCGATCGCTCGTTTTGCTGGTGATGAGTTTGTCTTACTGCTTTATGGCGTGCGCAGCTTACGCGATCTCGATGGCATTCTTGAACGTATTTGCTCTTTGTTTGTTGACCGTTACCCCGAAACCGAAATGCTCAATCAACTTACCGTGAGTATTGGGGTAGCCATCTACCCTAAAGATGCGATTACACTTTCAGAGCTCACCCGTTGTGCGGATAAAGCCATGTATGCGGCCAAACATGGTGGGAAAAATCAATATCGATATTACCATGATGCTGCCTATCCTCCGCCCATCGAAACGGCATTAAACCTCAATCCTAATGATGCCCTCAATGTGACACCGTTGAAAAAAGCGCATTAA